A part of bacterium genomic DNA contains:
- a CDS encoding DUF3096 domain-containing protein, whose translation MFYWGYRSWAWIYLGVAFMVGILLLLFPTILNYLLGVYLLLTGVYLLAWRWRLRTFTK comes from the coding sequence ATGTTTTACTGGGGATATCGGTCCTGGGCCTGGATTTATTTAGGCGTGGCCTTCATGGTGGGAATTTTATTGCTGCTATTTCCCACCATACTTAATTATTTGCTGGGTGTCTACCTGCTGTTGACAGGTGTCTACTTGCTTGCCTGGCGCTGGCGCTTGCGAACGTTTACAAAATAA